Proteins encoded in a region of the Oncorhynchus gorbuscha isolate QuinsamMale2020 ecotype Even-year unplaced genomic scaffold, OgorEven_v1.0 Un_scaffold_9966, whole genome shotgun sequence genome:
- the LOC124030218 gene encoding epithelial membrane protein 2-like, translating to MILSTILCCVGFFVFILQLFRLKQGERFVFTAIIQLLASLCVMIGASIYTAERQGFTEESLRKGGYGSSYVLAWISFPMTVISGLMYLVLRKRK from the exons ATGATCCTGTCCACAATTCTCTGCTGCGTGGGTTTCTTTGTGTTCATCCTTCAGCTCTTCAGACTGAAACAAGGAGAGAGATTTGTCTTTACAGCCATCATCCAGCTACTGGCTA gcCTGTGTGTGATGATCGGAGCGTCCATCTACACGGCAGAGAGGCAGGGTTTTACGGAGGAGTCTCTAAGGAAGGGAGGATATGGCTCATCCTACGTCCTGGCCTGGATCAGTTTCCCCATGACTGTCATCAGCGGACTCATGTATCTGGTGCTGAGGAAACGCAAATAA